DNA sequence from the Brachybacterium avium genome:
CGCCCTCGTCGCGCAGCGCGCCCAGGGCAGCCCCGCCGTGCTGGTCACCGTCACCCGCACCCGTGGCCACACCCCCGCGACCCGGGGGCGAAGATGCTGGTCACCGACCAGGACACCGTCGACACCATCGGCGGCGGCAACCTGGAGGAGACCGTCATCGAGCGGGCTCGCGAGATGCTCCGCGACGGTGACCGCCGACCGGAGCTGATGGAGATGAAGCTCAACCCCCACGCCCCCACCCGCCACGGCCGCCAATGCTGCGGCGGAGAGGCCGAGGTGCTGCTGGAGCCGCAGCAGGTCCCGCCGACGGTCGCGATCTTCGGCATCGGCCATGTCGGTTTCGAGCTCGCCCATGTGCTGCGGCGGCATCGGCTCGTGCTGCAGCTGGTGGACAGCCGCGCCGAGCAGGTCGCCCCCGACCGACTGGGAAGCCTCCCCGAGGGGCCGGCGCGGGTGCACGGCCATCACGCCCCCGCCCCGGAGACCGTGCTGCGCGAGCTGCCCGACGGCGCGCACGTGCTGATCATGACCCACGACCACGCCGAGGACCTGGTGCTGTGCGACGCCGCGCTGCAGCGGGGCGGAGAGCTCGGCTCCATCGGCGTCATCGGCTCCGACGCCAAATGGTCCCGCTTCCGCACCCAGCTGCGCGCGGCGGGGCACCAGGACACGGCGATCGACCGCATCAGCTGCCCGCTCGGCCTGCCCGGCGTCGGCGGGAAGGAACCCGCCGTGATCGCACTCAGCACCGCCGCCGCGCTGGTGACGACCCTCCAGCACGCCCAGGAGGCGGACCCCGCG
Encoded proteins:
- the xdhC gene encoding xanthine dehydrogenase accessory protein XdhC, whose protein sequence is MLVTDQDTVDTIGGGNLEETVIERAREMLRDGDRRPELMEMKLNPHAPTRHGRQCCGGEAEVLLEPQQVPPTVAIFGIGHVGFELAHVLRRHRLVLQLVDSRAEQVAPDRLGSLPEGPARVHGHHAPAPETVLRELPDGAHVLIMTHDHAEDLVLCDAALQRGGELGSIGVIGSDAKWSRFRTQLRAAGHQDTAIDRISCPLGLPGVGGKEPAVIALSTAAALVTTLQHAQEADPAG